The Pyrus communis chromosome 8, drPyrComm1.1, whole genome shotgun sequence region CTATTTATGCACAGTATTTTCACTATTCATTTACAGAAAATTTGTAAAATGAACAGTGTTCTCTTTGCTTATAAAACGAATGAGGATAGAAGCCACAAGGCTcacagaagaggaagagagagaaaagaagaagaggaagaagagaaaagagaggaagaggagatgagataatagagagagttattttgtactcttattattctaaattataataGAAGCACCACtgctgctccgaggacgtactccagtcacactgactatagaggaacctcgtaaattttgtgtcttgttttatttattccaccgcacacaccatcgattttacaacaatatcttatttatttttatttttttatttatggatGTTGATTTATATGCAAAGCCCATTCTCACCTTTTGGGTTGgactactttttttttgttttgtcttaTAACTTGATCCAACTTGTATGGACTTTATTTTTCgatatgttatatattttttgtggtTCAACAGGTGGATCAACAGCAACTCCCAAATGAATTCTTGAGGATGATAGGgcaaaagaaaaattttcatttgcgGTTTGGAACtaggaaaaataatttgaatacGAATGATCTTCTGATTTCCAATGTTTCTGAAGACACAACCATGGAACCAACAACTCCGCAGGCCTTGCTAACGGAAATTATAGTGTCTTCAACACGGTTTCATCTTCTACTTCCACACTTGAAACAACTGCCCAATCGCATAAACGAAAAAAGAAATCAGTCATAATGTCTCTTTTTAGCAGCAGTGAACAAAGGTTATAACTTACCAAACAGTTTTTTTACAATGTTGAGGTTTTTAACTATCATGCATTCATGTTTGTTAATTTTGCTTATGTATTTAAATTAGTGACGTGGAAGAAAATTCAGAAGAGAATCCAAAAGACTTTGATGAAGTTCCAATCAAATTGTTGAGAAAAAATCATCACCGATTGGCACAAAGACGGATcctcttgctttaaaaaaaagACTAGGTAAATAAATATCatttatccttattttttttttcggtgtaaatttattcaaaaataaatttgcCACATTGATCTAActgtttagttttcattttcctttgcctAGGTTGCTTTCCCAGTGGTGAAAAATAGGCATCAAATTTTACAGTCCCTTGTCAATATATGTATCAAACAATTACCCTAAGATTTTTGGCCATGTAAATAGCTCTCTCTAATCTTGACAGCACAATATTTTTTGGTATCTAAATAACTCTGTCTAACCTAGGGAGCATAATATTTTTTGCATGTAAATAGTCCAGATCTTTAGTATCTAAGTGCTTTGGTGCAGCACGATGGATGACTGTAATATTTTTTGTATGTAGATTACCAAAAATTCTGCAATCTTTTACCCTATAGATTGCATAACTAAAGattttctttattaaaattTGCGATCCTTTTGATTGTAAATAATTTTAATGTTGTTACCTGTTTTTACTTGTTTTGAGCCCAGTGTTTGGTGCAATTGTTAATCTCGCAGCTAGGTGCCCGCAGGGTTTTCTAGTATGTCTCTATTGTACACtacttccttcttttttttttttttttttttataaataaatttattattattattaaggggaaGGGAATGGTtgaaaactattacaataatataGGGAAAAGGGGCAGATTAAGACCCAATTCagtattgcattttttttaccaaaaactaCTTTACTTTAAAACTAagcaataaaaaatattttgtaaaaataaaatatactatttattttaaaagtcaTGACCTACGAGTTTGTGATGTAAACATTGCCTCACTCACATATTGTTgagtaactaatttttttattttttaaaaaaataaggaagGAGACTAATATAAAACACAAGTGCCTGCATTTAACAACCGCAATTTACTTGCTTGAAGTCGATAGACAAGGAAACAAAGATGGAGAAAATGCGGTTGTTCCAAAGTGTTGGCTGTCCTTTAATCATAAGGTAGTCCAAACCCTAAAAGATGAaaatggttttatttttggtgcaGTTCTGCATTGGAATCGATCTTCGGCTGATGTCATACCAGATGAAGCACTAATGGCTATTTGAGCACGTAGAGGAACATTAGTCATATGTAagccgtcttcttcttcttcttcttctagagAATTAGAGGATGAACTTTATGACGAACTTCGTCTTGTTCCTTGGGATAACTTGAAGGGCTTCGCCAAGTTTAAGTGGTTTTCGAGGTTTTGAAGGCAAGTGCAGAGAAGTATGGAAGCTCTAATACATGCATTGTAGGTCATTCTATAGGAGCTGGGATTGCTCTCCGATTGGGAATGGCATTAGGGAAGaagattttatatatatatggacaTGCAACAATTGTAGTTGATCAATAAATTCATGTATTATTTGGGTTAATGAAAGACAATAAGACATTGCAAATAAATCCTCATCAGAAGTAACATGAAACATGAAACTCTATTTCTCATGAAAACTTTCATATTTCATTCTGCGGTGAATTGAAATTTATTGTTGAAGGGGTCAAAGACAGTATATTTTTTCTTCGTTGAAAATGCACGATGAGGATCTCGCTTTTCTTTAACTTCTACAATCTCGGTTCCCTATTTATTCCCCTCCTCAAAGAGTTTTTTTACAAACAAATGCATACATCTAGTGATGAAAATTTGCCTTTGATGCACAAAGTATTGTGCATCATCAAGAAGTTTCACACAAATGAAACCAGAAATCTCAGACGCTATACATATGCatgaatgaagaaaaaaataggaTGAGAGTTATGAGTGAAACAAGTTAAAACACAAAGTTTAGTATTCGACTCTTCAAATTTAAACACAATATTGGTAAAATTTAATTAGGGAAAAAAATTTTGAGCTCGTCGTATGAGATTCGAACTTTTcttacaaaattcaaacttaaaatcTTTTATTAACGAACATTATGGTAAGACTTGAAAAGTAGGAGTGACATTTTAAGAAAcgtgatttttatttagaattgCCCTTCAAGCTGACGTCAATTACCAACATAAAACGTCGCCGTTTAATTCCAGAGCAGACAAGGTCAGTGGAGACTTACCAACCCAAAAAGTATTACGTAGCTGTTCTTATTTACCTCTACTCGCTCCCATTAACCGACAGCTGTCACTCAAACTAACAAACCCCAAAACCGGTGCCCACATCAGCTCGTATACGATCTAATCAAATCTTCTGCGCGTGAAACCCAACCAAAGCCCACTGTCCTACCTTTcacataattttaaatttaattttattaattaattaatttatatctcTCTGAAATCCCCAATTTCCGTCTTCCCAAATAGAGTTTATCTTGTAAACGCGAGAGAGAGGTCGGGAGAGCTCGCTCAGGCTTATCTGATATTTGGGGTTAGGGTTTTTTCTCGATCCGACTTGCCaattccaaaaccctaattatcgGATCGGGTAATTCGCCCTTCGATTCCCCTCGATTCTGTTCGTCTctgttttagggttttgatggTTTAATTTCTGGTCTGAGTTTTAGGGGTTTTGTATAAATTCGAGATATTTGCttggtttgtttttaaattgataATATTCTGAGAGTGTAGaactaatttttattgtttacaAGATGAATCTTTAAATTTTCACGCCCTGATCTGGAAAAACAAATGTAAATTAAGTTATTTTTGGTGTTCTgatcttttatttttccagTAAATTACtcgaaaaatatattattatcatATTTGATTAGATGAAGCCGAAAAGTTTGGTGCTTTTTTAGAACcctcgttttgtttttgggcgtcaatttttattttttcctagGGCGAGATTGCAATTGATTTGATATAGATTTTGTTTACCCCCTTATGAGTACACAGTTGATGATTGTGGATGAGTTGCGAAACTTCTTTTCGATTATGTTATCTGTGCCTGTTATGTTCTTATCTTGATTATATTTGATTGAGGTCATGATGATTTATcggtttttttaaatataatccAGGTCTGAGCATTCTGTTTAGCAGGCCCGCTTAGTTGAATCAGCTAAGTTTCATGTCTGACATCGATGTACAGCTTCCCACTGCCTTTGGTATGTTTTCTGTTAATTCATTactcatttagtgtgtttgtgcGCTTGAATGCATGCCTGTGTACCTAGATGCCTGAgagatcatttttttaattgaattcaattggataagttttttaattgaaaacctGGGTACCTAGATGCTCGAGAGATCATTTTCAGTCATCGATACAGTACTGTTGTAATTTAGTAGTTGTGCAGTTTGAGAATTGGTGTGTAGTTGTTTCTTCAGCGACCTGACCAACCTGTTCTACTCAAGAAACCAAGCTAAACTGCTTAACTGGGCGTTATTGACAACCTAaatgttttggtttggtttggcttGGCTATAATTCATATGAATCTGAAGTCGTTAGTTCAGGTGTTAGGAACATGATCTTTAAGATCTGATTTAACGACCTGGAGCAATATGCATATGTACTGATGAAAATATAAGGTTGTGAGTGTGGGGATTTGGACTGTAGGCATTGAAGTTATTGTTTACTGTTGCTTCTTAGCCTCTTCTTTGTTAGTctgtcattttcatttttatgtcTTAAGCACAGCAGAGATGAGTGCATCAAATCCCACATTCACTTGGATACATCGCTTTTCCTAGAACTTATGAAAAGTGATGGTAGGCTACTCCATTTTAATTTATTGAACATTTACTTCAAGGTATATAGATGTGATCATGTGACTCTAGTTGGATGACACTTGCCTTATATTTATACATCAAGTGAGAGAGCATACCCTTTTATGAATCTGAATTACGCCCAAAAGCTAAACAATTTCACTGCTTGGTATGTGAGTGAACAATGATATAAATCAATCCATTTTTAAGTAGTTATACTCTCGTAGAAGGCTACCCCCTTTATTTTTCTCTCACAGTTCTcttgattgttgatgatttccGTGCACATTCATAGTTGGAAACTAAAAAATTCTGATTCAATGAACCTTCAGAGTGCGAAACGAGCGTGTAGAAAATTTGGTAGTGGCCATGAAAAAAATCTCACGTAGATGACGTTTTCACTATTTGGATACTAGATTAGAGCTTTATATTTTTCATGAGATATGAGCATTTATTGTTGCCTTGTTTGTCTCTCATCCTTTCTTATACGTCCCTCCATTTATCTAATGGAATTTCTCTTTCTTGGGTTCAGATCCCTTTGCTGAGGCAACTGCTGAGGACTCTGGTGCTGGGACAAAAGAGTATGTGCACATCCGTGTACAGCAACGCAATGGCAGGAAAAGCCTGACTACTGTGCAGGGACTGAAGAAAGAGTTCAGTTACAACAAGATACTCAAAGACCTTAAGAAGGAGTTTTGCTGCAATGGTACCGTTGTCCAGGACCCAGAACTAGGGCAGGTGCGTGCTTAACGGTAAAATCTATAATTTAGTTTCCAATACACACCCCCTAAATGTCGTCTTGCTGTTGGTCCGCAGGTCATTCAACTTCAAGGTGACCAGCGAAAGAATGTGTCTTCATTTCTAGTCCAGGTATTTACGCGCTCCACCACATAATGGTTTGATGATGTTAAATGTTCTATATGTCGTATTTTAAAAATGTCAAAGTTGCTGCCTTGATTATTCTATTAGAGGGGGTCTTATAATGCACAATTTGGAGGAGTCTGGACCTGAttcacatttttgttttctacagGCGGGGATTGTGAAGAAAGACAATATCAAAATTCACGGTTTCTGAGCCGTTGCAGCAACTTCGTTCTCTGCAGAATGAGTCTCTCTAAACCCTCAGTTGAGAACTTTGTTATCTGAATATTATATCATCTATAAGCTAGTCTGCTATGCGAATCGTGGTTCCGGTGTCTTCTAAGTTTCAAAAAACTCTGTGATGTGGGATACTTGTGGAGTGTATGACGATTTGTGGCTGTCTTGATTTCCATATCTATAAAGATATTATGTTTTTACCTAGATTTCACATGTAAATTATTCTCTGTGAAGGATATGacaaataaatatgaaaatttttggTGGTGATGCACTCGTAATGTTTCTGCGCCTTCGTGACTTCGGAGTGCATCACCACCCTCCCCCATATGACTCACTGCCAAACCCACCCAAACACCATCCTGGTAACCTCCTCTGCTAACCCCCTCGCCCCTCTCCAGATTTCCCGGTCCCGTTGAGCCACCCCTGAACCATTAGCATGCACTTTCCCAGCCACCCCTTGTCGCCTCTCTGAACCCTGAGCACGCACTTCCCCGCCCACCCCTAATCACCACTGTATCTGAAAACCTGAAGATTAACCCAATGCCGATGTGACAAGTTGGGTGACTGCTATGAATCTACTGCATACAATCTACATTTACTCCTTAGAATCACCTCTATTAATTACATaagatttttttgtttgatcttTAGTTAAGATTTCTGCTTCAAGTAATGTCagccaacactccccctcaagctggtgcatagatatcacaTATACCCAACTTGAATAGTAATGAGTAGAAATCTTTGCTTGAAACAACATGAGTCAACATATAGGCTAGCTGGTCTGCAATCTTGATGTATGGAACCTTGATGGTATCATTCACAAGATtatctttgataaaatgtctgtcaacttcaatgtgtttagtTTTGTCATGCCGAACTAGATCATTAGCAATTCCAATCGCTGCTGAATTATCACAATACGACACCATTGGCTTCTTAGGACCAAATCCAAGCTCTTGCATTAAGATATTTAACCAAATCAACTTTGTAATAGCATGATGCAGAGCACTGTATTCAGCTTCTGCACTAGACCAAGGTACAACCTTTTGCTTCTTGCTTCTCCAGGTTATTCCTTCCCACAAATGACACATAACCTGATGGAGACTATTTACCAAGCTTAGACCTTGCATAATCAGAGTCGGTGTAACCTTCTACATCCAAGTGCCCATTCTTAGAGAACAAGATACCTTTACCAGGATATGACTTCAAATACCAGAGGATTTGATCCACTGCTTCCATATGTTGAGTACTTGGGTTGTGCATAAACTGACTTACCACACTAACTGCATATGATAAGTCAAGTCTAGTGTGAGCCAAATGGATTAACTTCCCAACCAACCGTTGGTATCTGTCTTTATTGGTTGGTACATGATTTGGATAGATCGTCAAGCCATGATTCACTTCTATTGGTGTGTCAATTGGTTCACATGCTGACTTTCCAATTTCAGCCAAGAGGTCCAAGATGTACTTGCGTTGGGAAAGAAATATTCCCTTCTTAGACTCTGATACTTCTATTTCTAGGAAATACTTTAGAGCTCCCAAGCCCTTCATCTCGAATTCCTTGGCTAGGTAACTTTGGAGCTTTTCAATCTTATGCACATCACTACATGTAAccaccatatcatccacatacacaATTAACATTGTAATCTTGTGACCATCAACAAAGTATGGTCAGCTTGAGACTGCTTAAATCCATACCTTTTCATCGAATGTCTAAATCTTATGACCATCACGTTTAATTCATACTATTTCAGGTCATAACGTGCCTTTTTTAACTTGcacatttttcctttttttggtgTAATTCCTGGAGGAGGATCCATGTAGACCTCTTCTAGTAAGTTTCCGTGCAAGAAtgcattttttacatcaaattggCGTAGCGGCCAATCCAAGTTTGAGGCAAAAGATAAGATGACTCGAATAATGTTTATCTTAGATACTGGAGCAAATGTTTCCAAGTAATCAACTCCATATGTTTACAAGTCgggccttgtacctctcgatagATTCGTCGGGTTTGTGCTTGACTGTAAACACCCACCTACATCAAACAGTCCTCATCTTCCTAGGATGGTTCACCATGTCCCAAGTAGCATTCTTTTGTAAAGCTTTCATTTCCTTTACCATGGCAGATTTCCACTTTGGTTCTTCAATGGCTTCCAGAATGACTTAGGAAGGGAAACGGAAGATAATTGAAATGTAAGGGCTAGATGAGACTTGGAAAGATGGTGATAACGGATAAGAATTAGGGGATTATATTGCTGTAGGTGCATTCTCATGAGAAGCCGACTGGATTTAAAGAGTGACTTCGAGAGAGAGATTTGCTCTAGACTCAACTGGTACTGTTGTAGGCTACTTCCACCTTTTCTGATAAGTTTTGTAGACAACCAGAGCCTTAATAACAGGAAGGGATTGAGTAGGCTCAATATCTTCTCTAATTCTACCAAATTCTCACCTCCACAACCTGGATTCCTCCCCCAAATGGGAGAATTTGATGCTCTCCCTGAAAATAGTTGTCTTGTTCATGAAACTCAACATCGATGGAAATGTAAAATTTCCCGGAGGGAGGATGGAAACACTTGTACCCTTTTTGAGTGGAAGAATATCCCAAAAAGACACATTTCAGTGCCCTTAGATCCAGCTTATCCCGATGTAGTGAGTTTATGTGAGCGTAACATATACAACCAAAGACCTCAGGAGTTATATTAAGTACGCCAGAGATAGAGTGAAAGGTAGACAACACTTGAAGATGTGTTTGATACTCTAAGACATGAGAGGGCATTTGCACTGGCATTACAGCATCACCCCAAAATCTTTTTGGAACATTTGTAGTGAAACAAAGGGATCTAACCACCTCAAATAGATGACGATTCTTACGCTCCGCtataccattttgttgaggagtataGGCACAAGTCATTTGATGGACAACCTCATGCTCTAAGAAGAAATCTGCAAGAGgcttattgagatattcatttcCATTATCTGACCGAAAAACCTGAATCTAAGCATTAAACCAAGTGCAAACCAGTTTGTAAAACCTGGGAATGATAAAGCCCACATCACTTTTGTGCTTCATTAGATAAATCCAACAAACTCTTGTGCTATCATCAATAAATGAAACAAACCACTTAGGACCAGAAGTAGTAAAAGTAAAGAAAGGGCCCCAAACATTGGCGTTAACTATTGAAAAATGCTTCCCACTTTTATATAAAAGAAGATTTAAAGGTAACACGATgatttttagctaaaatgcAATGTTCACAATGCAAACTGGACAACAAAACCTTCGAAAATAAACTAGGAAATAAGCGTTCCAAGTACCAAAAAGACGGATGTCCTAGACAACGATGCCATAACAAAATCTTCTCCGTTTTCATTGCATGATCACCATCTACCTGGAATACATGGccagcaagaattgaagattcacTAGTCTCCTCCAAGTAATACTCATCACCCCTCTCCTTGCCAATTCCAGTCATTTTCTTTGTAAAAATGGCCTGAAAGGCACACTGAGTTTCAAAGAAAGTTACAGGACACCttaattgttttgtaatttGATGGATAGAAAGCAAGttatttgagagaga contains the following coding sequences:
- the LOC137741588 gene encoding protein translation factor SUI1 homolog 2-like, with protein sequence MSDIDVQLPTAFDPFAEATAEDSGAGTKEYVHIRVQQRNGRKSLTTVQGLKKEFSYNKILKDLKKEFCCNGTVVQDPELGQVIQLQGDQRKNVSSFLVQAGIVKKDNIKIHGF